The region GACGGCGAAGGGCGGGAAGGCTGACGGGTCGTAGGGCATGCCGTGATCATAGTCGTCTGCCTGACGATAAACACTCCCTTCTCCGGCCGCACACCTGGCTGGTCCACCGTGGTCAGGCAGCGGTGTCACGGCCGCTTCCGGTCGTCCTCCGAGACACCTCGTCCGAGGTCACGCTCGCAATTGCAGTCCCGCGGCAGCCTCCTCGACCATGGCGAGGCCGAGCCGACTGACCCGCACCGAGAAGGGGGCACCCGCGATCCGCAGCCCCGTCAGACCGATCTCGCCCAACGGCACGCTGCGTACCGGGCGGAGCATGACCGTGCTCGCCGGGGCATCCGGACGGATACCGGTCAGGGTCGCGAGCAGCAGCACCCCGGAGGCGGCAGCGGTGGCCGACGGCCGGCAGGCCGCCGGGTGGGGCAACGGCGCGCCCCCTTCCACGCGCTGCTCCCCCGCGTACATCTCCGGCAGCCGGTACTCGAAGGCCTCGGCCGCCGCCAGGAGGCCGCGCAGCAGCGAACTCGCCTCCTTCTCGTACCCGGCGGTGGCCAGGCCCGCGACGGCCACCGCGGTCTCCTGGACCCGTACGGCACCGCTCCGGTGGCCGAACGGGTTGTAGCCCCCCTCTTTGACGCCCAGGCCGCGCAACCCCCAGCCGGAGTCCATGGCCGGGCTGCCGAACAGACGGGCGAGCTGTCCGGTCTGCACCTTGTCGAGCAGCCCGGGGGCGGGCTCGCCCTCGCCCAGCAGACCGGTGTCGAGGAGATGGGCGGCGATCGCACCGAAGTGCGGCACGACGCGCCCGTCCGGCGTACGGGCGGCTGCGGGTCGGCCGCCGCCCCGGTCCTCGACCCAGAACTCGTCCCTGAACGCGTTGCGCAACTTCTGCGCCCACTGCCGTAGCCCGGCACCGCCTGGCCGGCCGTACGCGTCGAGGAGATCGGCGCCGAGGAGGGCGGCGCGGTGCGCATGGGCCTGCGTCTCGCAGCGCAGAGGGCCGCCCGGTTGCGGATCGGGCAGATAGGTTCCGTCACCCACGGTCGTGCGCAGCCAGGTCAGACAGCGCTCGGCGGTCGGTAGCAGTTCCTCGGTCGCCTGTTCCGAGAGCCCCCAGCGACGGGCCTCGGCGAGGAGCACGGGGAAGAGCAGGGTGGCCTCCGTGCCTGTGCATCCGGGTGGCAGGTGTGGGCCCGCGTCCCGGCGCGGGCCAGGGAGCATGCCGGACCTCGGGCCCGGCCCCGCCAGCTGGGTGCGGGCGAGGGCTCGCAGCGTGCCCACCGCGAGCCCGGTACCGAGGGGAAGCGTCATCCGGGCGGCGGCGAGAGCCTCGGCCGGGGCCATCCCGCAGCGCCACGGTGCCCCTGCCGCGAGATGGATGTCGCCGGGATGCGCGGAATCCCGCAGGAGCAGCGCCTGGAGGTCTTCGATGCTGGTCCGCAGGAGCGCCTCGACGCGTGGGTCGTCGCCGGTGGCCCCTGCCGCGGCGAGGGGGCTCGTCGCCGCGCGGCCCACGGCCCGGACGGGTCCCGCGCCGTCCTGCCGTACGCGCAGTTCCAGTGTCGTGGAACCGCCGGGGGAAAGGTCCAGCTCCCAGCGCAGCAGGCCCGCGGAGGCCAGCGCGTCGGCGGGGGGCGGTTCGGCCGTGACGGCTGCGCCGCCGGTGGCGCAGGACCAGCGCAGGCCGGAGGCGTGGACGCTGGCGGGCAGTTCCGGGCCGGCGGTGCCGGACGCGATCATGCCCAGGTCCGCCAGGTCGGTGCCGAGTGATACCTCGACCGGCAGGCGCAGCGGGCGCGGCGCCGAGCTGTGCAGGGTGATCCGCTCGGTGCCGTCCGCGTGGCGGATTCGCTCGACGACGATGTCGGGGTCCGGGCCGCCGTCCGGGGAGACACGTAACGTCCCGACGAAGCGGGCGCTGTCGGCTGCGGTCATCCGGGCTTGTACCGCCAGGGGTTCGCGGCCGGCCACGCGCACCTGGCACCGGGCGAGCACGCGCCTGCCCCCGCGATAGAAGCCTTCCAGCCCTCGGCCGGTGAGCTGCCCCTGATCCGTGGAGATCGCGAGCCCGGGGAGGGCCACACAGATCAGGGCGGTATGGGTCGGAGGCAACTGGGCGGGACGGCGGGGGGCAGGGGGCGGGGCGGGCGATGGCCGGGAAGGGGAAGGGGTTGCGAACGACGGCGGTGCGCCCCGTGCCGGGGGCGCAGAAGGGCGCCCGGTGCCCGGGAAGCGTGGCTCCGAGCGGCGCGGGTCCCCCGCGTTCCCGGGCGCTCCGCCGCCACCTCCCCGCAAGGGCGACGTGGGTGTGCCTGCGGCCCGGCGGTCGTCGTCGGCGGCCGGGGGCGGGGTCGGCGGATACATGGGCGGCTTCTTCTGCGCTCTGGGCGCCGAGGGCGCGCTCGGCGCCCGGTAGGGAGCTTCGGCAGGACAGGGGTGATGCGGCGGCTCGGCCCGTCCAAGGGTTCCGCCACTCAGGTGAACGGAGCGGGGCTTGCCCGAGTCACGCCTCCGGCAGGACAAGCCGACCGAATGGCGGTGAGGCGTGGCATGCGTCCGGCCGGTGCCGGGACGACCGCAACGGTTGTCCGCTGTGGCGCTGTCCGCCGTGGTCGGGATGGTGAGGTGGTTCTGGGACGTCCTGGCGTCGGTCAGTACGTGGGACGCACTGCCGTTGCTCAATCGCCGGTGGCGGGTTCCTCCGTTGCCGAACCGTCCGCCGACCGGCACAGGGTTGCCTGGTCGCCGGACGAATGTCCCGTCGTCCTTCGGGCTCCCGTGCTGATTCGCCTGCGTCGAATCCATCGGCCTGGCACGAGGTTGCCGTCAGAAGGCCTGTGCACTGCTCCACCCCTGTTCACCCGTCGTCCCCCGTCGTCCGGTGGCCGCGAGGGGCGGCTTCCCCCGTGCCCGGACCGCGCCGACGTACGACGGGCTTGCCCAGAGGCTGGGGCCGGGTTCCGTCCGCCCTCCTGGCACGGGGGCGCGTCTCGGCGCCCTCGGCGGGGCTCACCCGACGTCGTCGCCTCGTGGCCGACTCCAGCGCACGGGTGGCGCCGCTGACCGACGTCGAGCAGGACGGGCGCCCCGGGGCGGCGTCGCGGGGCGGCGTGGGTTCCGTATCGGCGATGGGCCAGCCGTCACTGCCGGTCTTCTCCGCGCACTCGGCACCGCTCGTTCCCTCGAACCTGTCGGCGGCCTCGAACTCGTCGACGGCAGCGAATTCCCCCGGGTACTCATCCCATCCGCTGCCCGTGTCGTCGTACGCCTCGCCGACGCCGATGCGCTCGGTGTCCGGCATCGTTTTGGACGGCCCGGCGGCCGGGTGAGCTCGGCCGCCGCGCTCCGCGCGCAGACAACGGCGGATCGACTCCGGATCCAAGCCCTCGTTGCAGGCCTGGTGCAGCAGACGGGCGAACAGGTATCCGGGGTCCGCGCCGAGTGCCATGGCCAGCGCTTCCCTGGCTTCCAGTTCATCGCCGGTCGACCAGGCGACCCAGCCGGCCAGCGTCAGAGGGGCCGCCGCGTGCTCGCGGTAGGGCCCGACACAGCGGCGGGCGAGAGCCCGCCAGAGGCGCAGGGCCGGTGCCGCCTCGTCGCCCTCCATCCACTCCGCCGCGCGATCGCGGGTCGTACGGTCCTGGAGGCCCAGAATCAGCGTGGCGGCCTCGTCGTGTGCGAGCAGTTCGTCGTCGCGAAGGTCTGCCGAGAGCGTGCCGGAGGCGGCGGGTGCGTCGGCGAATCGGCTCATGACCCGCCGCGCCTGTCGCAGGGTTTCGTCAGCCACGTCCGCACGGCTCCCGTCGTCGAGGATCCGCGGGACCAGGCGGGCGTTCGCGGTGTCGAGCACCCGTT is a window of Streptomyces sp. B21-083 DNA encoding:
- a CDS encoding DUF4192 domain-containing protein, translated to MTNHSETHQVTLRTPAELADALPYLLGYHPEDSIVLVALHDRDGRGRFGGRARLGIPANPEDWPAVAQQLTHGLVTGSERRGARPESMVVYLCQEPAAGEARLQVRERLRPLAQLLRTACGRLDVPVVEALCIADNRFWSYCCVTPECCPDDGVPMGLPGTSVLAAAATYAGLQVRGTLGELRARFHPWETAAALEQERVLDTANARLVPRILDDGSRADVADETLRQARRVMSRFADAPAASGTLSADLRDDELLAHDEAATLILGLQDRTTRDRAAEWMEGDEAAPALRLWRALARRCVGPYREHAAAPLTLAGWVAWSTGDELEAREALAMALGADPGYLFARLLHQACNEGLDPESIRRCLRAERGGRAHPAAGPSKTMPDTERIGVGEAYDDTGSGWDEYPGEFAAVDEFEAADRFEGTSGAECAEKTGSDGWPIADTEPTPPRDAAPGRPSCSTSVSGATRALESATRRRRRVSPAEGAETRPRARRADGTRPQPLGKPVVRRRGPGTGEAAPRGHRTTGDDG
- a CDS encoding glycogen debranching N-terminal domain-containing protein, which translates into the protein MALPGLAISTDQGQLTGRGLEGFYRGGRRVLARCQVRVAGREPLAVQARMTAADSARFVGTLRVSPDGGPDPDIVVERIRHADGTERITLHSSAPRPLRLPVEVSLGTDLADLGMIASGTAGPELPASVHASGLRWSCATGGAAVTAEPPPADALASAGLLRWELDLSPGGSTTLELRVRQDGAGPVRAVGRAATSPLAAAGATGDDPRVEALLRTSIEDLQALLLRDSAHPGDIHLAAGAPWRCGMAPAEALAAARMTLPLGTGLAVGTLRALARTQLAGPGPRSGMLPGPRRDAGPHLPPGCTGTEATLLFPVLLAEARRWGLSEQATEELLPTAERCLTWLRTTVGDGTYLPDPQPGGPLRCETQAHAHRAALLGADLLDAYGRPGGAGLRQWAQKLRNAFRDEFWVEDRGGGRPAAARTPDGRVVPHFGAIAAHLLDTGLLGEGEPAPGLLDKVQTGQLARLFGSPAMDSGWGLRGLGVKEGGYNPFGHRSGAVRVQETAVAVAGLATAGYEKEASSLLRGLLAAAEAFEYRLPEMYAGEQRVEGGAPLPHPAACRPSATAAASGVLLLATLTGIRPDAPASTVMLRPVRSVPLGEIGLTGLRIAGAPFSVRVSRLGLAMVEEAAAGLQLRA